From the Chitinophaga lutea genome, the window GCACCTGCCCGGCGCAATAGGCCCTGCCGTTGAAGCGCCGGTCGCCTGCTTCGCCGGAGCGGTTTTTACCATTATATAACAGCAGGATGCCTTTGTCGGTGATCACTGCGGGCGGGCCGCACTCGGTAAGATCGCTGTCGAAGTAACCTTTTCTCGGCGTGATGAACGGTTTCAACCCGCCGGTATCGTTCACGACAGGTGTCCAGTTCTTCAGATCGTCAGACACGGCGCCGTACACGGCATGCTCACCGAAATACATAAAATAACGGCCGTTGACTTTAGCGATCACCTGCCGGCCGTTTTCCACTTTGGTAACGATGGAGGCCGACTTGCTCCAGGTCCGCAGGAATTTACCGTCGTACGCTTTCGCGAAAATGGGCCCGTGTTTTTGCCAGCGCAGCAGGTCCCTGGAAGTGGCCACGCCAATTCGCGCCACATCCCGGTTCCACTGCGTATAAAACATTACATAGGTGCCATCGGCCGTTACGGCTACACGCGGGTCTTCACAGCCGCCGGGATATTCATAGGTTTTCTGGTTATCCTCCCCCGGGTACAATACCGGTTTGGTGTTCCTTTTAAAATGCAGGCCATCCGTGCTTTCCGCATACCCGATGCGCGACGTGCGCTTGCCGATGCCCACACCGGATTTATCTTCCGCGCGGTAAAGGACTACCACTTTATTATTCCTGACCACCGCGGCCGGGTTGAACGTATCGTTCGATTCCCAGGCTACGCGGGCTTTCTGCATGGGACAATAAAAATAAGTGGTGGAATCCGGCGACAGTACCGGGTTAATGCCCGCAGGCCGTACAAAACCACCCAGCGCCCAGTCGGGCAGGGTATTCTGGGAAAACGCCAGCAGCGGGAACAGCAACAAAGTAATGATGATCAAACGTGGAGTGTACATGCGCGGAAAATGATGGGTGAAACGAATATGCCTGTAAATGTAAAGTTTCCCTGTTAGAAAAAGAAGCGCGGCAGTGCGC encodes:
- a CDS encoding glycoside hydrolase family 130 protein, whose product is MYTPRLIIITLLLFPLLAFSQNTLPDWALGGFVRPAGINPVLSPDSTTYFYCPMQKARVAWESNDTFNPAAVVRNNKVVVLYRAEDKSGVGIGKRTSRIGYAESTDGLHFKRNTKPVLYPGEDNQKTYEYPGGCEDPRVAVTADGTYVMFYTQWNRDVARIGVATSRDLLRWQKHGPIFAKAYDGKFLRTWSKSASIVTKVENGRQVIAKVNGRYFMYFGEHAVYGAVSDDLKNWTPVVNDTGGLKPFITPRKGYFDSDLTECGPPAVITDKGILLLYNGKNRSGEAGDRRFNGRAYCAGQVLFDLQDPTRAVARLDAPFLRPMEPFEKSGQYIDGTVFIEGLVYFRKKWWLYYGCADSRVAVAVYDPAVKAPGDVIPAVRPAIPRQSEARVSLAR